One window of the Brevundimonas goettingensis genome contains the following:
- a CDS encoding DUF2059 domain-containing protein has product MRYFLAALAALFLFQATAASAQDADSARRGELARRLVTISQGGNMSKMVEKQVATELEELTDLEDDEAAWMRENMPRMAVRMAEDILRQMTDVYAETFTVEELQAQVEFYESPMGRQIAGKSFDLGVASGEVILRAQETFVEGLMAKYCREFDCGTATPTRGAAKP; this is encoded by the coding sequence ATGCGTTATTTTCTGGCGGCTCTCGCGGCCCTGTTTCTCTTCCAGGCGACGGCGGCTTCGGCCCAGGACGCGGATTCGGCGCGGCGCGGTGAACTGGCCCGGCGTCTGGTGACGATCTCCCAGGGCGGCAACATGTCCAAGATGGTCGAGAAGCAGGTCGCGACCGAACTGGAAGAGCTGACGGATCTGGAGGACGACGAGGCGGCCTGGATGCGTGAGAACATGCCGCGGATGGCCGTGCGTATGGCGGAAGACATCCTGCGGCAGATGACGGACGTCTATGCCGAGACCTTCACCGTGGAAGAACTCCAGGCCCAGGTCGAGTTCTACGAATCCCCGATGGGGCGCCAGATCGCGGGCAAGTCCTTCGATCTTGGGGTCGCCTCGGGTGAAGTCATTTTGCGGGCCCAGGAGACGTTCGTGGAGGGGCTGATGGCGAAATATTGCCGCGAGTTCGATTGCGGGACGGCGACACCGACGCGAGGCGCGGCCAAACCCTGA
- a CDS encoding NAD(P)-dependent oxidoreductase, with translation MKIAVLGASGRAGSEITKELASRGHSVTAIARKPEAIPAADGVTPVQGDASDATALAELIKGSDAVVSALHFDVPAATLLSALKTAGVPRLLVTGGAASLEVAPGVRLIDTPEFPEEWKVFAQGGITFLDALKTEKDIDWTFFSPAAVIEEGPRLGRFRLGTDQLVTDDKGESRISFADYAIAMADEVEQHRHPKARFTAAY, from the coding sequence ATGAAGATCGCAGTCCTCGGCGCCAGCGGTCGCGCCGGATCGGAAATCACGAAGGAGCTCGCCTCGCGCGGCCATTCGGTCACGGCCATCGCCCGCAAGCCCGAGGCCATCCCCGCCGCTGACGGCGTCACGCCCGTGCAGGGCGACGCCTCCGACGCCACCGCCCTTGCCGAGTTGATAAAGGGGTCGGACGCCGTGGTCAGCGCCCTGCATTTCGACGTTCCCGCCGCCACCCTGCTCTCGGCCCTGAAGACGGCCGGGGTCCCTCGCCTGCTGGTCACCGGCGGCGCCGCCAGCCTGGAGGTCGCGCCCGGCGTCCGCCTGATCGACACGCCCGAGTTCCCCGAGGAATGGAAGGTCTTCGCCCAGGGCGGCATCACCTTCCTCGACGCCCTGAAGACGGAGAAGGATATCGACTGGACCTTCTTCTCCCCCGCCGCCGTCATCGAGGAAGGCCCGCGTCTCGGCCGCTTCCGCCTCGGGACCGATCAGTTGGTGACCGACGACAAGGGCGAGAGCCGCATCAGCTTCGCCGACTACGCCATCGCCATGGCCGATGAGGTCGAGCAGCACCGCCACCCGAAGGCGCGCTTCACCGCCGCCTACTGA
- a CDS encoding winged helix-turn-helix transcriptional regulator gives MQEGTETSSGHPQETRPKAELAWDVYAKSCPTRVLLDRIADKWTVLLLTTLKGGPMRFNALKRRVEGVSQKMLSQTLRQLERDGLVSRSVEATVPISVTYAITPLGQTLVAALQPMVDWAESRMPDVVEAQVAFDRRASLT, from the coding sequence ATGCAAGAAGGCACCGAAACCTCATCTGGTCACCCGCAGGAAACCCGCCCGAAAGCGGAACTGGCGTGGGACGTCTATGCGAAGAGCTGCCCGACCCGGGTCCTGCTGGACCGGATCGCCGACAAATGGACCGTGTTGCTGCTGACGACGCTCAAGGGCGGACCGATGCGGTTCAACGCCCTGAAACGGCGGGTCGAGGGGGTTTCGCAGAAGATGCTGAGCCAGACCCTGCGCCAGCTCGAGCGCGACGGCCTGGTCAGCCGCTCGGTGGAGGCCACGGTGCCGATTTCGGTCACCTATGCGATTACCCCCCTGGGTCAGACCCTGGTGGCGGCCCTGCAGCCGATGGTCGACTGGGCCGAGAGCCGGATGCCGGACGTGGTCGAGGCCCAGGTCGCATTTGACCGGCGCGCCTCGCTGACGTGA